The genomic stretch GCGGCAGGGCGCCAGGACAGGAGACACATGAAGAAGATGGTCACCGCCCACAAGAAGGTGGGCAAGCAGCGCTACCGCGAGACGCACGGCCTCTACTTCGACGACTTCGAAGTGGGAGACGTGTTCGAGCACCGGCCGGGGCGCACCCTCACCGACGTGGACAACATGTGGCAGTCCCTGCTGTGCCTCAACACGCATCCGCTGCACATCGACGCGGTGTATGCCAGCAAGACGGAGTGGAAGAAGCCGCTGATGTCCAGCCTGGTGACGCTGGCCATCGTCGGCGGCATGAGCCTCAACAGCACCAGCGCGAAGGGCGTGGCGAACCTCGGCTGGGACAAGGTCCGGCTGACGGCGCCCGTCTTCGTGGGAGACACCATCTACGCGGAGAGCCGCGTGCTGGCCAAGCGCATGTCCCGCTCCCGTGGAACGCAGGGCATCGTCTCCGTGGAGACGAAAGGCGTGAAGGCGGACGGCACCGTGTTCATGACGTTCGAGCGCTCGTTCCTGGTGCCGCTCAAGAAGCACAGTGTGGACGTGGATGCGAACTACTGAAGCGGGGATGCGCGCGGTGACGCAGGACCGGCCCGGCGGTCCGGAGGTCTTCCGGCTGTGCGAGCTGCCGCGTCCAGCGCCAGGCCCGCGTCAGCTCCGCGTCCGGGTGCGCGCGTCCGCTCTGAACCGCGGCGACATCCTCCAGCGCAGCGGGGCCTATCCGCTGCCACCAGGTGTGACCAGCCCGCTGATTGGCGTGGAGGTCGCGGGCGAGGTGGAGGCGTGCGGCGCTGAGGTGCGTGACTTCGAAGCCGGCCAGCGAGTCTTCGGTCTGGTGGATGGTGGAGGCTACGCGGAGGCATGCCTCATGGAAGCGGGGATGGCCATCCCCATGCCGGCCCACTGGAGCTTCGTGGAGGCGGCGGCGACACCAGAGGCCTTCTTCACCGCGCACGAAGCCTTGCTGGAGCAGGGCGGCCTGCGCGCGGGCCAGTCGGTGCTCATCCACGCGGGAGGCAGTGGCGTTGGCACCGCGTGCATCCAGGTGGCCCGCGCGGTGGGCGCGCGGGTGTTCTTCACGGTGAGCACCGAGGAGAAGCGCCGCCGCTGCCTGGCCCTGGGCGGTGAGGCGGGCGTGCTGCGCACCGAGCAGGACTTCGCGCGGGAGCTGTCCGTCCTCACGGGAGGTGCGGGGGTGGACATGGTGGCGGACTTCGTGGGCGGCGCGGCCCTGGCGCGGAACCTGTCCGTGTTGAAGTTCGGCGGCTGCCTGCTCCTGCTAGGCGTGTTGGAGGGGATGGAGGGCGCGCTGGACGTGCGGCAGGCCATCCTGCGCCGGCTCCAGCTTCGCGGCATGTCGCTGCGCCCGCTGCCCTTGGAAGAGAAGGTGGCCGTCACGCGCCGCTTCCGCGAGCGGTGGTTGCCGGAGCTGGAAGCGGGGCGGGTGCATCCCATCATCGACTCCACGTTTCCGCTGGAGCGCGTGGCGGACGCGCACCGGCGCATGGAGTCCAATGCCAGCTTCGGGAAGATTGTCCTGGAGCTGTAGGCGGCTCAGGGGCGGACGACGCAGCGGAACCCGATGTGCGACGTGCCGCTGTCCACTGCCTGGGGTGAGCGCGCCGCCGGGCGGTACCGCAGGCAGTAGTTCGGCGCGCACAGGTGGCTGCCACCCTTGAGGACGCGGCGGGGAATCTTCACCTTCGGCAGGCACGGGTCCAGGCTGCGATCCGATGTGGCCGGTCCCCGCGGATTGACGGGGATGCAGCAGGGCTTTCCGCCGTTGCCCTCGTGCCGCTCCTGGTACCAGTCCGAGGTCCACTCCCACACGTTGCCGGCCATGTCGAAGAGGCCGTAGGCGTTCGGTGGGAAGTTGCCCACCGGGGACGTGCCCTCGAAGCCGTCCGTGTTCAGGTTCTGCCAGGGGAACTCGCCCTGCCAGGTGTTGGCCATCAGCTTGCCACCCGGCGCGAACTCGTCGCCCCAGACGTAGACCTTCCGCTCCAGGCCCCCGCGCGCGGCGTACTCCCATTCCGCCTCGGTGGGCAGCGCCTTGCCCGCCCAGTGTGCATAGGCGAGCGCGTCCTCGAAGCAGACGTGCACCACCGGGTACTGCTCGCGTCCCTGCCAGGTGCTGTCCGGGCCTTCGGGGTGCTTCCAGCAGGCGCCCGCCGTGTAGAGCCACCACTGCGTCAGGTCACGCAGGTCCACGCGAGCGAGCGTCTTCTTGAAGACGAGCGAGCCCGGGACGAGCAGCGCTGGATTCGCGCCGGGAAAGTCGTCGGGGTTCAAGGGGCGCTCGGCCACGGTGACGTAGCCGGTGGCATCCACGAAGCGCGCGAAGTCCGCGTTCGTCACCAACTGGCTGTCCATCCAGAAGTCCGTCACCGTCACCTGGTGCGTCGGCCGCTCCTCCGGATAGTGGTGGTCCGAGCCCATCCAGAATGTCCCACCGGGGATGTAGACCATGCCCGGCAGCGAGCGGGCTTCCTGTCCCGCGCCGTCCTCGAGGGGCCGGCCGCCCTGGGCCGCGACTTCGTCGATGACGTCGATGCTCATGTGCGTGCCTCCTTCCCTGCGAGAACGGAGGGGCGCGCCGTGCCCCGGCAGCAAACGTGGGGGCCGCGCGGCACGGAACAATCCGGCCCTCGGGGGTAGGCCTCGTGTCCGCGCCTGCTCCTGCCGGTCGTCCCTGGCGCCCGGCCGGGGGCCGCTTGTGGGTTCCTGGACGCATCCCCACCGTGGAGACGGCGCCTCATGGACCCGCACTCGACGATTGCCGAATTCTCCCTGGTGAAGGGCGGGCTGCTCTTCGAGACCGAGCGCCGGCTCCGGCGCGGTCCGCGCAAGCGTTATGACCCCGTGTTGCGGGCGCTGGCCTTCTCGGCGATCGGCTGGTTGCCTCTGCTGCTCTTCACGCTGCCTTCGGGCGGGCCGACCGTGGGCTCCCTGTTCAAGGAACTCCAGGTTCATGCGCAGTTGCTGGTGGCGCTGCCCGCGCTCCTCGCCGCGGAGCCCTACATCGACGGCCGCCTGGCTTTCGCGGTCCGCCAGTTCCTCAATTCGAACCTGGTGGCGACGGACGGCCTCCAGACGTTCGAAGCGGATGCCCGGCGCGCCATGCGGTGGCGGGACAGCTATATCGTGGAGGCGCTGCTGCTCATCCTGGCGTACGCACTCACGTTCATTACCCCGGCTGACCCCACCCGGACGTGGACCCTCAGCGGCGACGGGTTCTCCATGGCGGGGTGGTGGAACCTCGCCGTGAGCCAACCCCTGTTCCGTTTCCTGGCGCTCCGGTGGCTCTGGCGTGGCGTCGTGTGGAGCGCCTTCCTGCTGCGTGTGTCACGTCTGCCGTTGACCCTGGTTCCGACACATCCGGACATGATGGGCGGGCTCGGGTTCCTGCCCATCTGCCAGGCCAGCTTTTCGCCCGTGGTGTTCTCCCTGGCCGTGGTGGTGGCGGCATACACGTCCCGGGTGGAGCCCAAGGACCTGTCGGCCAACCCCACGGCCTACGTGATTCCGCTGGTGGTCATCGCGGCCGGAGCGGTGGTGCTGGTGTTCGCGCCGATGAGCTTCTTCGTGCCTCAGCTCGTGCGAGCGAAGCGGATCGGTGACGAGGACTTCTCGAAGGTCGCGTCCAAGCACTCGCGGCAGTTCGAACACAAGTGGTTCCGGGGCGGACCGGAGTCGGAGCTGCTGGGCGCGCCGGAGATGTCCTCGCTGGCGGACATCGGCACGGCCTTCACCCTGTCGCGGAGGATGCGCCTGTTGCTCTGGGACAAGATGGCCCTGCTGGCCGTGGTGGGGGCGGCGCTGGCGCCACTGCTCATGTTGCTGGTGATGGACCGGCAGTTCATCTCCGTCCTCAAGTTCATCCACGATGGCTTGAGGTGACGCGGGCCCGGAGGGCTCCGGGCCCGGTCCTGCCGATGCGCTCAGAACGTGGCGCCGACGTTCAGCGTGGCGTTGTAGCTGGAGCCTCCCGCGAACGTGACATCTGTCAGGGGCTGGTTCTCCGCGGGCGGCAGCGTGGGGACGAGCTCCTGGTTGAAGAGGAGGTTGTAGTTGGCCCGCAGGTCCGCGGTGAAGGAGCCGGTGTAGAAGCGCAGCCCCGCGCCCAGCGGCACGGCGCCGGCGGTGTCGTCGCGGTAGCCCAGCGCTTCCGCGCCGCGGCGGACGTTGTACCAGTTCATGCCGAGGCCGCCGAGGAGGTACGGCTGCACGGGGCTCGCCGTCAGGCCGATGGTGGCCACGGCCTGAC from Myxococcus xanthus encodes the following:
- a CDS encoding MaoC/PaaZ C-terminal domain-containing protein yields the protein MKKMVTAHKKVGKQRYRETHGLYFDDFEVGDVFEHRPGRTLTDVDNMWQSLLCLNTHPLHIDAVYASKTEWKKPLMSSLVTLAIVGGMSLNSTSAKGVANLGWDKVRLTAPVFVGDTIYAESRVLAKRMSRSRGTQGIVSVETKGVKADGTVFMTFERSFLVPLKKHSVDVDANY
- a CDS encoding NAD(P)H-quinone oxidoreductase; the encoded protein is MRTTEAGMRAVTQDRPGGPEVFRLCELPRPAPGPRQLRVRVRASALNRGDILQRSGAYPLPPGVTSPLIGVEVAGEVEACGAEVRDFEAGQRVFGLVDGGGYAEACLMEAGMAIPMPAHWSFVEAAATPEAFFTAHEALLEQGGLRAGQSVLIHAGGSGVGTACIQVARAVGARVFFTVSTEEKRRRCLALGGEAGVLRTEQDFARELSVLTGGAGVDMVADFVGGAALARNLSVLKFGGCLLLLGVLEGMEGALDVRQAILRRLQLRGMSLRPLPLEEKVAVTRRFRERWLPELEAGRVHPIIDSTFPLERVADAHRRMESNASFGKIVLEL
- a CDS encoding formylglycine-generating enzyme family protein, with the translated sequence MSIDVIDEVAAQGGRPLEDGAGQEARSLPGMVYIPGGTFWMGSDHHYPEERPTHQVTVTDFWMDSQLVTNADFARFVDATGYVTVAERPLNPDDFPGANPALLVPGSLVFKKTLARVDLRDLTQWWLYTAGACWKHPEGPDSTWQGREQYPVVHVCFEDALAYAHWAGKALPTEAEWEYAARGGLERKVYVWGDEFAPGGKLMANTWQGEFPWQNLNTDGFEGTSPVGNFPPNAYGLFDMAGNVWEWTSDWYQERHEGNGGKPCCIPVNPRGPATSDRSLDPCLPKVKIPRRVLKGGSHLCAPNYCLRYRPAARSPQAVDSGTSHIGFRCVVRP